The following proteins are encoded in a genomic region of Bacillus sp. BGMRC 2118:
- a CDS encoding DNA topology modulation protein FlaR — MLVLVYKRIRVIGSVASGKTTLSKQLSTKLHIPYYELDNVVWKRTAYGDVRHTDEERDAMMQSITQSEQWIIEGVHSGEWVKCSFEKADVIILLNPHFFVRDGRIIKRFIRQMFGIEGSHYKPTIEMFFKMFKWNRQFEKEYEQLVEQLSQFDDKLVMISTKREVKNLLTQLN, encoded by the coding sequence ATTTTGGTGCTAGTTTATAAGAGAATTCGTGTAATCGGATCAGTTGCAAGTGGTAAAACTACGTTGTCTAAACAGCTATCTACTAAGTTACATATTCCATATTATGAATTAGATAATGTGGTCTGGAAAAGGACAGCATACGGTGATGTTCGTCATACAGATGAAGAACGAGATGCAATGATGCAATCTATTACTCAATCAGAACAATGGATAATTGAAGGAGTGCATAGTGGGGAATGGGTCAAATGCAGCTTTGAAAAGGCAGACGTCATTATACTATTAAATCCACACTTTTTTGTTAGGGACGGTAGAATTATTAAACGGTTTATCCGTCAAATGTTTGGAATTGAAGGCTCGCATTATAAACCGACAATAGAGATGTTTTTTAAAATGTTTAAATGGAACCGTCAATTTGAAAAGGAATACGAACAACTAGTAGAGCAGTTAAGTCAATTTGATGATAAGCTTGTGATGATTAGTACGAAACGAGAAGTAAAGAATCTCCTAACGCAATTAAACTAG
- a CDS encoding ABC transporter ATP-binding protein, translated as MIKIDNLTKVFPNGKGIFDVSFEVKQGEVFGYLGPNGAGKSTTIRQLMGFSKPTNGAAFINEKNVWKESGTILKHVGYLPGEITFLEGMTGFEFIELMEGMRGTKDVSLRNKLIERFQFDPKTPIRKMSKGMKQKVAIVTAFMHDPGVLILDEPTSGLDPLMQRVFIELILEEKNKGKTILMSSHSFHEIERTCDVVGIIKDGKIVAIEDSKTVLRKQRKVFDVQVHSLEDAEKLHSLKLNEMIIAEHELTFSFAVTGNPNSFIQALSGVNVTNLSVRTQDLEELFMHYYDRKVAIEDEPLLNKSNV; from the coding sequence ATGATTAAAATTGATAATTTAACGAAGGTATTTCCGAACGGGAAAGGGATATTTGATGTCTCGTTTGAAGTGAAGCAGGGAGAGGTATTTGGATATTTAGGTCCTAACGGGGCAGGAAAATCAACAACGATTAGACAACTGATGGGCTTTAGTAAACCTACAAATGGTGCGGCTTTCATTAATGAAAAAAATGTTTGGAAAGAGTCTGGAACAATACTCAAGCATGTGGGCTATCTTCCTGGTGAAATTACCTTCTTAGAAGGGATGACTGGTTTTGAGTTCATAGAGCTAATGGAGGGGATGAGAGGGACAAAGGACGTATCACTACGAAACAAGCTGATTGAACGGTTCCAGTTTGATCCCAAGACACCGATTAGAAAAATGTCTAAAGGTATGAAGCAGAAGGTGGCAATTGTTACTGCATTTATGCATGATCCAGGAGTATTGATATTAGATGAACCAACTAGTGGACTAGATCCTTTAATGCAAAGAGTGTTTATTGAATTAATTTTAGAAGAAAAGAATAAAGGCAAGACCATTTTAATGAGTTCACATAGCTTTCATGAAATTGAAAGAACGTGTGATGTGGTAGGAATTATTAAGGATGGGAAGATTGTAGCGATAGAAGATAGCAAAACTGTATTACGGAAACAAAGAAAAGTATTTGATGTACAGGTGCATTCATTAGAGGATGCAGAAAAATTACATTCATTAAAGTTAAACGAAATGATAATTGCAGAACATGAACTTACGTTTTCATTTGCTGTTACAGGAAATCCTAATTCATTTATACAAGCATTGTCTGGTGTAAATGTCACAAATCTTTCGGTTCGTACACAAGATTTAGAAGAATTATTCATGCACTATTACGATCGAAAGGTGGCGATAGAAGATGAGCCTTTACTTAATAAAAGCAATGTATAA
- the mgtE gene encoding magnesium transporter: MIANLSENQIALKVIKALKEGKKRELIAIFDELQPYDLAKLYTLLPEKHRYRFLLYLTTEQIADMVEELDDKELQLEILNKLGIEKTGKVMDEMDNDDLATLLEDLSPDEQEGYLSSMNQAESEAVQQLMSFEPETAGRLMTNRFVWIRDYFTVRETVDKLKTFAEFSETINYLYVIDYEKKLVGVVSYRDILLADIDSKISDIMYERVIAVPVDMDQEEVATVIERYDFLAIPVVDHDNVLRGIITIDDIIDVVIQEANEDIEKLSATGKSIDFETKAWVAAYRRLPWLILLLFIGIISGGIISGFEDTLNKVVALAFFMPMIAGMTGNTGTQSLAVVVRGLVTRDVTKSLVWRLVMREFGVGLIIGIICSILITLIAYVWQDDFILGIVVGSSLFLTLIIGTLAGTIIPLVLYKLKIDPAVASGPLITTINDIFSMLTYFGIATVFIKHLM, encoded by the coding sequence ATGATTGCAAATCTTTCAGAGAACCAAATTGCATTAAAAGTTATTAAAGCACTAAAGGAAGGAAAAAAGAGAGAATTAATCGCGATTTTTGATGAATTACAGCCTTATGATTTAGCAAAGCTTTATACTCTTCTACCTGAAAAGCATCGTTATCGATTTCTTCTATATTTAACTACAGAACAAATTGCCGATATGGTTGAAGAATTGGACGACAAAGAACTTCAATTAGAAATACTAAATAAGCTTGGCATAGAAAAAACCGGTAAGGTTATGGATGAAATGGATAACGATGATCTCGCTACATTACTAGAAGATTTATCTCCTGATGAGCAAGAAGGTTATTTATCCAGTATGAACCAGGCAGAGTCAGAAGCTGTTCAACAATTAATGAGCTTTGAGCCAGAAACTGCCGGAAGATTGATGACAAACCGATTTGTTTGGATACGAGACTATTTTACAGTAAGAGAAACCGTTGATAAATTGAAAACATTTGCGGAATTTTCAGAGACGATTAATTATTTATATGTCATCGATTATGAGAAAAAACTTGTTGGTGTAGTTTCTTACCGTGATATTTTACTTGCTGATATTGACTCCAAAATATCTGACATTATGTACGAAAGAGTTATTGCTGTCCCGGTTGACATGGATCAGGAGGAAGTTGCCACTGTTATCGAACGGTACGATTTCCTAGCTATTCCTGTTGTTGATCATGACAATGTATTAAGAGGAATTATCACAATCGATGATATTATAGATGTCGTAATTCAAGAGGCAAATGAAGATATTGAGAAGTTATCTGCAACTGGTAAATCTATTGATTTTGAGACGAAAGCATGGGTTGCTGCCTATCGGAGATTACCTTGGTTAATTTTATTATTATTTATCGGTATTATTTCCGGAGGAATTATCAGCGGATTTGAGGATACTCTTAATAAAGTTGTAGCTCTTGCCTTTTTTATGCCAATGATAGCAGGAATGACCGGAAATACAGGAACACAATCACTGGCAGTTGTCGTTAGAGGACTTGTTACTCGCGATGTCACGAAGTCATTAGTCTGGAGACTAGTCATGCGTGAATTTGGTGTCGGACTCATTATCGGTATTATATGTAGTATTCTTATTACCTTAATCGCATACGTTTGGCAGGATGATTTCATTCTCGGAATCGTAGTTGGCAGTTCCTTATTTCTAACTCTCATTATCGGAACATTAGCCGGTACCATCATACCGTTAGTTTTATATAAGTTAAAAATTGACCCGGCAGTTGCATCAGGTCCACTCATTACAACGATCAATGATATTTTTTCAATGCTCACATATTTTGGAATTGCAACTGTTTTTATTAAGCATTTAATGTGA
- a CDS encoding ABC transporter permease subunit → MVRKGLVQMEWNQQKWPLIVSFLFITLFLPLNIYTDYKTWQTYSYTNDPFEVTFDGRMSFYLLVAIAFAVTIGISQIGGERSKGHLEYSFTLPYSRGEMFVSKVVVGVLTLLTGIILSYSLTGMILTFTSANSLFFHAFFIYMTLVVLMTYALILAAGSLTGNVFAQGLTAFSVAVLPVLLAFVLSMNLDLMNERFFHTSHFYFERIMEQVVSYSPIFYIFYGGFAFGPINMDFVNLWVPTIYIFIFFTIGYVAFTKQPYERNGNFFLFEQLNRPVQFLVIIVAILGFSGFVFFSTNHSFIGYLIGAIIGAVIGLFVTRFTIFKKTKQA, encoded by the coding sequence ATGGTAAGGAAAGGGTTAGTACAAATGGAGTGGAACCAGCAAAAATGGCCACTAATCGTAAGCTTTCTGTTTATTACTTTATTTCTACCACTTAATATCTACACGGATTATAAAACTTGGCAGACATACTCGTATACGAATGATCCATTTGAGGTTACATTTGATGGCAGAATGAGCTTTTATTTGCTTGTAGCAATTGCATTTGCGGTGACAATTGGAATTAGCCAAATCGGAGGAGAACGATCAAAAGGGCACTTGGAGTATTCCTTCACATTACCGTATTCAAGAGGAGAAATGTTTGTAAGTAAGGTTGTAGTGGGGGTACTTACTCTACTTACTGGTATCATACTTTCGTATTCATTAACAGGAATGATACTAACGTTTACAAGTGCAAACTCCTTATTCTTTCATGCATTCTTTATTTATATGACATTAGTTGTGTTAATGACTTATGCGTTAATTTTGGCAGCAGGTAGTTTAACAGGAAATGTCTTTGCACAAGGATTAACGGCATTTAGCGTTGCAGTGTTACCTGTTCTTCTTGCATTTGTTTTATCAATGAATTTAGATCTAATGAATGAGAGGTTCTTTCATACAAGTCACTTTTACTTTGAACGCATAATGGAACAGGTGGTTAGTTACTCACCGATCTTTTATATCTTCTATGGTGGATTTGCGTTCGGACCTATTAATATGGATTTTGTGAATTTATGGGTACCGACTATTTATATATTTATATTTTTCACTATTGGTTATGTAGCTTTCACCAAGCAGCCTTATGAACGAAATGGAAACTTCTTTCTATTTGAACAGCTAAATCGTCCAGTCCAATTTCTTGTCATTATTGTTGCCATTTTAGGATTTAGTGGGTTTGTTTTTTTCTCAACTAACCACTCATTTATCGGCTATTTAATAGGAGCCATTATTGGGGCTGTTATAGGGCTATTCGTCACAAGATTTACGATTTTTAAGAAAACAAAGCAGGCATAA
- a CDS encoding GNAT family N-acetyltransferase yields MNTITIHEVNAHNFNSVINLKLADFQKDYIASNVYSIAESKVNSCYTPYSINLGKEVIGFVMTDYDPNLEDQNKYWIPRFMIDARYQGKGYGKQGMQVILKGLFTNEDCSFVRLSTEPSNVAAIRFYESLGFVQTGELLEETEVILQLNKEMWHFGASL; encoded by the coding sequence ATGAACACGATTACGATTCATGAAGTGAATGCACACAATTTTAACTCCGTCATAAATCTTAAGTTAGCAGACTTTCAAAAGGATTATATTGCATCAAATGTTTATTCCATTGCAGAGTCAAAGGTTAATTCATGTTATACGCCTTATTCTATAAATCTAGGAAAAGAGGTTATTGGGTTTGTTATGACAGATTATGATCCGAATCTTGAGGATCAGAATAAATACTGGATCCCAAGATTTATGATTGATGCTCGCTACCAGGGAAAAGGTTATGGAAAGCAAGGCATGCAAGTTATTCTAAAAGGCTTATTTACAAATGAAGACTGTTCTTTTGTTCGCTTATCAACTGAACCTTCCAATGTGGCAGCCATTAGATTTTATGAATCTCTCGGTTTTGTTCAAACCGGCGAACTTCTTGAAGAAACAGAAGTAATCCTGCAACTGAATAAGGAGATGTGGCATTTTGGTGCTAGTTTATAA
- a CDS encoding TetR/AcrR family transcriptional regulator has protein sequence MNLLNPDKLKARKRKSIMQAAFTLFSEYGVKKVKIVDIAKKANVSQVTIYNHFENKEHLLREVIMDYTNEKYEQYQLLLLNEELSYETRIELYILDKINSTKELNPEIIEAALQKDKELQGFLQQFSEEKAIPLFVHFVKQGQQSGHINPELSIEIILFYLQILNKESSTLATLIKHRGDSVSKELLHMFFYGLIGK, from the coding sequence ATGAACTTGTTAAATCCGGATAAGCTAAAAGCTCGAAAAAGAAAGAGCATTATGCAGGCAGCATTCACACTGTTCTCAGAATATGGTGTGAAAAAGGTAAAAATAGTTGATATTGCCAAAAAAGCTAACGTCTCACAAGTTACCATTTATAATCATTTTGAAAATAAGGAACACCTTCTTCGCGAAGTCATAATGGATTATACAAATGAAAAATATGAACAATATCAATTACTGCTTCTAAATGAGGAGCTATCTTACGAGACCAGAATTGAACTGTATATTTTAGACAAAATAAATAGTACAAAAGAGCTAAATCCTGAGATTATTGAAGCTGCTCTTCAAAAAGATAAAGAGTTACAAGGATTTCTACAACAATTTTCCGAAGAAAAGGCAATTCCGTTATTTGTTCATTTCGTGAAGCAAGGTCAACAATCGGGACATATTAATCCTGAACTTTCAATCGAAATTATATTATTTTATTTACAGATTCTGAACAAAGAGTCATCCACCTTGGCAACTTTGATAAAACATCGTGGTGATTCTGTTAGTAAGGAGCTCTTACACATGTTTTTCTATGGATTAATAGGGAAGTAA
- a CDS encoding LysM peptidoglycan-binding domain-containing protein, with the protein MKWMKKLAIASTLTIGLFAFQTQFADAASFTHTVKSGETFYKISSHYGVPTSSIQRINNRYNSALYAGEKITIPHIPTSYERDLLARLVYAEAKGETYAGKVAVATVVLNRVDSKLFPNTVAGVITERSAGGYYAFSPVQNGTISIAADAESKRAVQEALMYRGKGGQSLYFYNPKTAQSTWILTRPTTVKIGNHVFAK; encoded by the coding sequence ATGAAATGGATGAAAAAACTAGCGATTGCATCAACACTAACGATTGGATTGTTTGCATTTCAAACACAATTTGCAGATGCTGCATCTTTTACACATACAGTAAAGAGTGGAGAGACATTTTATAAAATAAGCAGCCATTATGGCGTACCCACTTCTTCTATTCAACGAATTAACAATAGATACAATTCCGCTTTGTATGCAGGAGAGAAAATTACAATTCCACATATTCCAACTAGCTACGAAAGAGATTTACTTGCTAGATTAGTATATGCTGAGGCAAAAGGAGAAACTTATGCAGGGAAAGTAGCTGTAGCAACGGTTGTATTAAATCGTGTAGATAGTAAATTATTCCCTAACACGGTTGCAGGTGTTATTACAGAACGCTCAGCTGGTGGGTATTATGCTTTTTCGCCAGTACAAAATGGAACAATTAGTATAGCAGCTGATGCTGAATCAAAACGTGCTGTTCAAGAAGCATTGATGTATCGCGGGAAAGGTGGACAATCTTTGTACTTCTATAATCCGAAAACTGCTCAAAGTACTTGGATTTTAACTCGTCCAACCACTGTAAAAATCGGAAATCATGTATTTGCAAAGTAA
- a CDS encoding GntR family transcriptional regulator codes for MIQIDPRSSSPIYEQISKQIKELCFKGILKPGEKVPSVRELSSMIVANPNTVSKAYKELEREGVIETLRGRGTFVTETVQIKMNEEKVEMLKEQLKSIVVDAFYAGIKIDDIQHWIKEIEEEIGGKR; via the coding sequence ATGATTCAAATTGATCCTCGTAGTTCTAGTCCTATTTATGAACAGATAAGTAAACAGATAAAGGAACTTTGCTTCAAAGGAATACTGAAGCCTGGAGAAAAGGTGCCTTCGGTTCGTGAGCTTTCTTCAATGATCGTCGCAAATCCTAATACAGTCAGTAAGGCCTATAAAGAACTCGAACGAGAAGGAGTCATTGAAACATTAAGAGGTAGGGGAACATTTGTAACGGAGACTGTTCAAATCAAAATGAATGAGGAGAAGGTTGAAATGTTAAAGGAACAGCTAAAGTCAATTGTGGTGGATGCATTTTATGCGGGGATAAAAATTGATGATATACAACATTGGATTAAAGAGATAGAGGAAGAGATCGGAGGGAAAAGGTAA
- a CDS encoding ABC transporter ATP-binding protein, which produces MLTIQNVSKRVNGKTVLSNISLEFQKGEIFGLLGRNGSGKTTLLRLIMGVLTPDEGQFLYNEQPLLKHPHLKQNVQFMPVRNSFFDKYTYKELVGLLKANYPNFDVTYANELMNRYKLPEDKKYRELSTGQKKQFSLIVAFASRPEVILLDEPTDGIDAVTRYDILELMVDEVASRETTLIITSHRLEDIERICNRIAFLEDQHISQVTDLDELKEQFVKVQLVFEEDVALAIREKGIPILDYSGVFCTLLLDKANLDAREWLHSLNPKVWNEVPVNLEEVFIAKFGGRRRW; this is translated from the coding sequence ATGCTTACGATTCAAAATGTATCAAAGAGAGTTAACGGAAAAACAGTATTATCTAATATTTCCCTTGAATTTCAGAAAGGTGAGATCTTTGGACTATTAGGTAGAAATGGTTCTGGTAAGACAACCTTGCTTCGCTTAATAATGGGTGTGCTCACTCCTGATGAAGGTCAATTTCTGTACAATGAACAACCTCTATTAAAACATCCACATCTGAAGCAAAACGTACAGTTTATGCCAGTAAGGAATTCCTTTTTTGATAAGTATACTTATAAAGAACTTGTAGGACTTCTTAAGGCGAACTATCCGAACTTTGACGTCACCTATGCAAATGAATTAATGAATCGTTACAAATTACCTGAAGATAAAAAATATAGAGAGCTGTCGACCGGACAAAAAAAGCAATTCTCCTTAATTGTTGCGTTTGCATCAAGACCGGAAGTGATTTTACTTGATGAACCGACAGATGGGATTGATGCTGTAACACGTTATGATATTTTGGAGCTAATGGTAGACGAAGTTGCTTCTCGTGAAACGACGCTAATTATTACATCTCATCGCCTGGAAGATATTGAACGCATTTGTAATCGAATTGCCTTTTTAGAAGATCAACATATTTCCCAAGTAACCGATTTAGATGAGCTTAAAGAACAGTTTGTAAAAGTTCAACTCGTGTTCGAAGAGGACGTTGCATTAGCGATTAGAGAAAAGGGTATTCCGATACTTGATTATTCAGGCGTATTCTGTACGCTTTTACTGGATAAAGCAAATTTAGATGCGAGAGAATGGCTACATTCATTAAACCCAAAAGTTTGGAATGAAGTACCGGTAAACCTAGAAGAGGTATTTATTGCGAAGTTTGGAGGGAGACGGAGATGGTAA
- a CDS encoding ABC transporter permease — translation MKFRDQVNLVRRNMKKNRLRVFMTILATTMGCAFLIMIASVGFGIHKSITEEIKKQQMLTEIQVNGSEDKNGYKEVTKEDVEKIKNIDGVKAVVARSSSMGQLEANFEDRKNEVNGVITNMEEEIKAGMMLDRGRLPEKENEIVIGYHFASHLLTEKERTSESREGELKGYTGELLNKEISFTLTNEINEETVTKEFTFKVVGITKEPSRDWVVDTNVYVGESLREELIPSGSIPADLEMPLYNQVNAYAINMQAVQSVTDELKDNDYLVYSVTEELEQLNMFFTALKAGLIFVGTVAVLIASIGIFNTMTMAVTERTQEIGIMKAVGAEPTIIKRLFLMESAYIGIMGSFIGVVISYAISILANKLIPIIINSTTNSEGPMDFTFSYIPVSLVLIATVISIGVAIISGLRPAMKATSINVLSALRREL, via the coding sequence TTGAAGTTTAGGGATCAAGTGAATTTAGTACGAAGGAATATGAAGAAGAACAGACTGAGAGTATTTATGACCATCCTCGCAACAACAATGGGGTGCGCATTTCTCATCATGATTGCTTCAGTTGGGTTTGGTATTCATAAGAGTATAACGGAAGAAATAAAAAAGCAGCAAATGTTAACTGAAATACAAGTGAATGGATCAGAAGATAAAAATGGTTACAAAGAAGTGACGAAGGAAGATGTTGAAAAAATAAAAAATATAGACGGTGTGAAGGCGGTTGTTGCTAGGAGCTCTTCTATGGGGCAACTGGAGGCAAACTTTGAAGACCGGAAAAATGAAGTAAATGGTGTTATTACAAATATGGAAGAGGAAATAAAAGCGGGAATGATGCTAGATCGAGGAAGGCTACCTGAAAAAGAAAATGAAATAGTTATAGGTTATCATTTTGCCAGCCATCTTTTAACCGAAAAAGAACGAACTTCAGAATCCCGAGAAGGAGAGTTAAAAGGATATACAGGTGAACTGCTTAATAAAGAGATCTCTTTTACACTAACTAATGAAATAAACGAGGAAACGGTAACGAAGGAATTCACATTTAAGGTAGTAGGAATTACGAAAGAACCATCACGTGATTGGGTAGTAGATACGAATGTTTACGTAGGTGAATCTCTAAGAGAAGAGTTAATTCCATCAGGCAGTATTCCAGCTGATCTTGAAATGCCTTTATATAATCAAGTAAATGCCTATGCCATAAACATGCAGGCAGTCCAAAGCGTTACAGACGAACTAAAAGATAACGATTATTTAGTATACTCCGTAACAGAAGAACTTGAACAGTTGAATATGTTTTTCACTGCTTTGAAGGCAGGATTAATCTTTGTTGGAACAGTAGCGGTATTAATTGCTTCTATCGGTATTTTTAATACGATGACGATGGCAGTTACAGAGCGCACGCAGGAAATCGGTATTATGAAAGCGGTCGGTGCAGAGCCCACTATTATTAAGCGCTTATTTTTAATGGAAAGTGCATACATTGGCATTATGGGATCTTTCATTGGAGTCGTCATTTCTTATGCCATCAGCATTTTAGCAAATAAATTGATCCCAATTATTATAAACTCCACTACAAATTCAGAGGGGCCAATGGATTTTACTTTTTCCTACATCCCTGTTTCACTCGTCTTGATTGCAACAGTTATTAGTATAGGAGTTGCCATAATTTCAGGATTAAGACCAGCAATGAAAGCAACAAGTATTAATGTGTTGTCAGCACTAAGAAGAGAATTATAA
- a CDS encoding ABC transporter ATP-binding protein produces MIEVKQLFHSFFVGKKDQQKEIPVLKDISLTVQQGEIVSVVGRSGSGKSTLLHLLSGYIPPVSGQISIKGTDVTKFTEKQWAKFRLDHLGFIFQNFQLIPSLTTFENVELPLILKGLSPEERSNRVKKLLTRVGLNKHMNHYPNELSGGQQQRVSIARALITEPSIILADEPTGSLDTETEQEILSLIKELNIENNITFFIITHDEEVASFSHRKFMLKDGVMMKEGVYLEV; encoded by the coding sequence ATGATAGAAGTTAAACAATTATTCCATTCATTTTTCGTTGGGAAAAAAGATCAGCAAAAAGAAATTCCTGTCTTAAAAGATATTTCATTAACTGTTCAGCAAGGAGAAATTGTATCTGTTGTAGGAAGAAGCGGATCTGGTAAATCAACATTGTTACATTTACTGTCTGGTTATATTCCTCCTGTATCAGGTCAAATATCAATTAAAGGAACAGATGTAACAAAATTTACTGAAAAACAATGGGCTAAATTCAGACTGGATCATCTCGGTTTTATTTTTCAAAACTTTCAACTCATACCGAGTCTCACAACTTTTGAAAATGTTGAACTCCCTTTAATACTAAAAGGGCTCTCACCAGAAGAAAGAAGTAACAGGGTTAAAAAACTATTAACGCGTGTGGGCCTCAATAAGCATATGAATCATTATCCAAATGAATTATCAGGAGGTCAACAGCAACGTGTTAGTATCGCGAGAGCTCTGATTACAGAGCCGAGTATCATATTAGCAGATGAACCTACGGGAAGTCTTGATACCGAAACAGAACAAGAGATCCTTTCTCTAATAAAGGAACTCAATATTGAAAATAATATTACATTCTTTATCATCACACACGATGAAGAGGTAGCATCGTTCAGTCATCGAAAATTTATGTTGAAGGATGGAGTAATGATGAAAGAAGGTGTTTATCTTGAAGTTTAG
- a CDS encoding ABC transporter permease subunit produces MSLYLIKAMYKTNGKIIGGIAVTSFLYLWLIIWLYPTIADSEAMDELLKSMPPEMMSAFGLSQGFGSIEAFIAGEYFGLLYIIICLVYVVLVSTALVARLNDHGSMAYLLATGMTRKKVIMTQIFVLVSGLFFISLFTYLSGVTGTRILIEDVSIDNTQFLRLNIVGFLLFFAISSYSFLVSCIVSDEKKALGISAGISLLFFMIDLAGKMSEKLDWLRSLSLFSLFEPQEIATGNQDILVISLVLVLIGILFYSLSIMIFKKRDLPL; encoded by the coding sequence ATGAGCCTTTACTTAATAAAAGCAATGTATAAAACGAACGGTAAGATTATAGGAGGAATAGCTGTAACAAGTTTTTTATATTTATGGCTGATTATATGGTTGTATCCAACCATTGCTGACTCTGAGGCAATGGATGAGTTACTTAAATCAATGCCTCCAGAAATGATGAGTGCATTCGGACTATCACAAGGTTTTGGAAGTATAGAAGCATTTATTGCAGGAGAGTACTTTGGGTTATTGTATATAATTATTTGCTTAGTTTATGTTGTGTTGGTTTCAACAGCACTGGTTGCTAGATTGAACGATCATGGCTCTATGGCATATCTACTAGCAACTGGAATGACGAGAAAGAAAGTAATCATGACTCAAATCTTTGTACTGGTTTCAGGTTTATTCTTTATTTCTTTATTCACTTATTTGTCGGGGGTTACCGGTACGAGAATACTTATTGAAGATGTTTCGATAGACAATACCCAATTTTTACGATTAAATATTGTCGGTTTCCTTTTATTTTTTGCAATTAGTAGTTATAGCTTTCTAGTTTCTTGCATTGTTTCTGATGAGAAGAAGGCACTTGGAATTTCAGCAGGAATCTCATTATTATTTTTTATGATTGATTTGGCAGGCAAGATGAGTGAAAAACTTGATTGGCTTCGGAGCTTAAGTCTCTTTTCTTTGTTTGAACCACAAGAGATTGCTACAGGCAATCAAGACATCCTCGTTATTTCTCTCGTATTAGTACTGATAGGCATACTATTCTATAGCCTATCAATCATGATCTTTAAAAAACGAGATCTTCCATTATAG